A genomic segment from Corythoichthys intestinalis isolate RoL2023-P3 chromosome 2, ASM3026506v1, whole genome shotgun sequence encodes:
- the b3gnt7l gene encoding UDP-GlcNAc:betaGal beta-1,3-N-acetylglucosaminyltransferase 7, like codes for MKHLFRRKRLGLLSLSLFFASLLLIHKLKLPEKNGVIQNRAFGPRSLPFWDAQTLNCSEDDAVKSENWFQKLDPRFHQFVLHRHCRYFPMLINHPEKCKDQVHLLMVVKSVIEQHDRREAVRKTWGREYKANGNKNIKTVFLLGSPSIGKDAKNLQKLIEYEDQIYGDILQWDFMDTFFNLTLKEVNFLKWFHIFCPDVEFIFKGDDDVFVNTENLLDLIGFKVEENRDAALFVGDTISKAIPIRNRQSKYYIPKELYDKPYPPYVGGGGFLMSSELARRLFAVSQELELYPIDDVFLGMCLQKLGISPEMHSGFRTFGITRRRVSAMNSDPCFYKNLIVVHKLSVQELLKMWKLVQREELVCAQRTSI; via the coding sequence ATGAAGCATCTTTTCCGGAGAAAACGACTCGGTCTGCTGAGTCTCTCCTTGTTCTTCGCCTCTCTCCTCTTAATCCATAAACTCAAACTCCCCGAGAAGAACGGCGTGATCCAAAACCGGGCGTTCGGACCGCGCAGCCTTCCGTTCTGGGACGCGCAGACACTCAACTGCAGCGAGGACGACGCGGTGAAAAGCGAGAACTGGTTTCAAAAATTGGACCCGAGGTTTCACCAATTCGTCCTACATCGACACTGCAGGTACTTTCCAATGCTTATCAACCACCCGGAGAAGTGCAAGGACCAAGTGCATCTGCTCATGGTGGTGAAATCCGTCATCGAGCAGCACGACCGGCGCGAGGCGGTGCGCAAAACCTGGGGGAGAGAATATAAAGCCAACGGGAATAAgaacatcaagactgtatttcttTTAGGGAGCCCTTCCATCGGCAAGGATGCTAAGAACCTGCAAAAACTGATCGAGTACGAGGACCAGATCTACGGGGACATCCTGCAATGGGATTTCATGGACACGTTCTTCAACTTGACTCTCAAAGAAGTCAACTTTCTCAAGTGGTTTCACATCTTCTGCCCGGATGTGGAGTTTATCTTCAAAGGTGACGACGACGTCTTCGTCAACACAGAGAACTTGCTGGATCTCATCGGTTTCAAAGTGGAGGAGAACCGAGACGCCGCTTTATTCGTCGGGGACACCATCTCCAAGGCCATCCCCATCCGGAACAGGCAGAGTAAATATTACATCCCCAAGGAACTCTACGATAAGCCGTATCCACCATACGTAGGAGGAGGTGGGTTCCTCATGTCCTCCGAGCTGGCCAGGAGGCTCTTCGCGGTTTCACAAGAATTGGAGCTGTACCCCATCGACGATGTATTTTTGGGAATGTGTCTTCAGAAGCTTGGCATCAGCCCGGAGATGCATTCCGGGTTCAGAACCTTCGGTATCACCCGGCGCCGGGTAAGCGCCATGAACAGCGATCCGTGCTTTTACAAGAACCTCATCGTGGTGCATAAACTGAGCGTGCAGGAGCTTCTCAAGATGTGGAAGCTGGTGCAAAGGGAAGAACTGGTTTGTGCGCAGAGGACTTCCATATGa